A stretch of Ursus arctos isolate Adak ecotype North America unplaced genomic scaffold, UrsArc2.0 scaffold_4, whole genome shotgun sequence DNA encodes these proteins:
- the LOC125281500 gene encoding keratin-associated protein 10-4-like isoform X1: MAASTLSVCSSDLSYGSRVCLPGSCDSCPDSPWQVDDCPESCCEPPCCAPTCCAPSSCAPSSCLTLICTPASCVSSPCQSACTSSCQPSCCSSSPCQEDCCKPMCCTPVCCKPVCCTPVCCKPVCCETSPCSSSSCCQPPCCAPSSCLTLLCTPASCVSSPCQSACTSSCQPSCCSSSPCQEDCCKPVCCTPVCCKPMCCTPVCCKPVCCTPVCCKPVCCETSPCSSSSCCQPPCCAPSSCLTLICTPASCVSSPCQSACTSSCQPSCCSSSPCQEDCCKPVCFTPVCCTPVCSGASPCSAPSCCQPSPCSLSCCRPTSCVSLLCRPVCRPTCCVPASSCCAPASSCQPSCCRRGSCVSLLCRPVCSRQACCVPASAQKSCC, translated from the coding sequence atggCCGCGTCCACCCTGTCCGTCTGCTCCAGCGACCTGAGCTACGGCAGCCGCGTCTGCCTGCCCGGCTCCTGTGACTCCTGCCCCGACTCCCCCTGGCAGGTGGACGACTGTCCAGAGAGCTGCTGCGAGCCCCCCTGCTGCGCCCCCACCTGCTGCGCCCCCAGCTCCTGcgcccccagctcctgcctgaCCCTCATCTGCACCCCTGCAAGCTGCGTGTCCAGCCCCTGCCAATCAGCCTGCACCAGCTCCTGCCAGCCCTCCTGCtgcagctcctccccctgccaggaaGACTGCTGCAAGCCCATGtgctgcacccctgtctgctgcaagcctgtgtgctgcacccctgtctgctgcaagccCGTCTGCTGTGagacctccccctgctcatcctccTCATGCTGCCAGCCCCCCTGCTGtgcccccagctcctgcctgaccctcctctgcacccctgcGAGCTGTGTGTCCAGCCCCTGCCAATCAGCCTGCACCAGCTCCTGCCAGCCCTCCTGCtgcagctcctccccctgccaggaaGACTGCTGCAAGCCCGTGtgctgcacccctgtctgctgcaagcccatgtgctgcacccctgtctgctgcaagcctgtgtgctgcacccctgtctgctgcaagccCGTCTGCTGTGagacctccccctgctcatcctccTCATGCTGCCAGCCCCCCTGCTGtgcccccagctcctgcctgaCCCTCATCTGCACCCCTGCAAGCTGCGTGTCCAGCCCCTGCCAATCAGCCTGCACCAGCTCCTGCCAGCCCTCCTGCtgcagctcctccccctgccaggaaGACTGCTGCAAGCCCGTGTGCTTCACCCCTGTCtgctgcacccctgtctgctcgggggcctccccctgctctgccccctcctgctgccagcccagcccctgctccttgTCCTGCTGCAGACCCACCTCCTGCGTGTCCCTGCTCTGCCGCCCTGTGTGCAGACCCACCTGCTGTGTGCCCGCCTCCTCCTGCTGTGCCCCCGCCTCCTCctgccagcccagctgctgccGCCGGGGCTCCTGCGTGTCCCTGCTCTGCCGCCCCGTGTGCTCCCGCCAGGCCTGCTGTGTCCCTGCCTCGGCCCAGAAGTCCTGCTGCTGA